The following coding sequences are from one Candidatus Manganitrophaceae bacterium window:
- a CDS encoding acetyl-CoA carboxylase carboxyltransferase subunit alpha yields MNESLDFEKPILEIQNRINHLKDLVKTDPRQGEEIRKLQKKMEALQEEIYSKLTAWQKTQIARHAQRPNTDDYIEMMFEDFTELHGDRLYGDDKSILTGLARLDGRSVAVIGHQKGKTVKERITRNFGMPHPEGYRKALRIMQLAEKFNKPIVTFVDTPGAYPGIGAEERGQSEAIARNLMVMSQIKVPILSVVIGEGGSGGALAISVSDRLLMLQYSIYSVISPEGCAAILWNDSAKTAEAAEALKMTAQDLLQLKIIDEIIPEPSGGAHRDPEKMGGALSKILSKQLWELESIPPAERLALRYKRLRGIGLFSEEASLPKAPPSS; encoded by the coding sequence GTGAACGAGTCATTGGATTTTGAAAAACCGATTTTGGAGATCCAGAACCGGATCAATCACCTGAAAGACCTGGTCAAGACCGACCCGCGTCAAGGCGAAGAGATCCGGAAGCTTCAGAAGAAAATGGAGGCGCTGCAGGAAGAGATCTACTCCAAGTTGACCGCCTGGCAGAAGACGCAGATCGCGCGGCATGCGCAGCGGCCGAACACCGACGACTACATCGAGATGATGTTCGAAGATTTCACCGAGCTGCACGGCGATCGGCTCTACGGGGACGACAAGTCGATCCTCACCGGGCTCGCGCGGCTCGACGGACGGTCGGTCGCGGTGATCGGACACCAGAAGGGAAAGACGGTAAAGGAGCGGATCACCCGCAACTTCGGGATGCCCCATCCGGAGGGGTACCGCAAGGCGCTTCGGATCATGCAGCTCGCCGAAAAATTCAACAAGCCGATCGTCACCTTCGTCGACACCCCCGGCGCCTACCCCGGCATCGGCGCGGAGGAGCGGGGCCAATCGGAAGCGATCGCCCGCAATTTGATGGTGATGTCACAAATTAAAGTGCCGATTCTGTCGGTCGTCATCGGCGAGGGGGGAAGCGGGGGGGCGCTGGCGATCTCGGTCTCCGACCGTCTTCTGATGCTGCAGTATTCGATCTACTCGGTGATCTCTCCGGAAGGATGCGCCGCGATTCTCTGGAACGATTCGGCCAAAACAGCCGAGGCGGCCGAGGCGCTCAAGATGACGGCGCAAGACCTGCTCCAACTGAAAATCATCGATGAGATCATCCCGGAGCCGTCCGGGGGGGCCCACCGCGACCCGGAGAAGATGGGCGGGGCGCTCTCCAAAATTCTTTCCAAACAGCTCTGGGAGCTCGAATCGATCCCGCCGGCGGAACGGTTGGCGCTCCGCTACAAGCGCCTCCGCGGGATCGGCCTCTTCTCGGAAGAGGCCTCCCTACCGAAGGCTCCTCCCTCCTCCTGA